One Campylobacter lari DNA segment encodes these proteins:
- a CDS encoding urease accessory protein UreE — MILLQNKITHYDLNKECDFLELSWFDTFKKILRTTTLKGLDVAIKMPNNKGLNHNDCLYDEDFLILVKIKPEKVLKIHIENEYNLALISYQVGNMHLNLFYKDHKLITLEQNSIIRFLEKFNIKYEKCEEILEPKYMLDMPSFIQVDPNFKLIKE, encoded by the coding sequence ATGATTTTACTTCAAAATAAAATAACGCATTATGATTTAAACAAAGAATGCGATTTTTTAGAGCTTAGTTGGTTTGATACTTTTAAAAAGATATTAAGAACAACGACTTTAAAAGGACTAGATGTCGCTATAAAAATGCCTAATAATAAAGGTTTAAATCATAATGATTGTTTATATGATGAGGATTTTTTGATTTTAGTGAAAATCAAACCTGAAAAGGTTTTAAAAATTCACATAGAAAATGAATACAACCTTGCTTTAATAAGTTATCAAGTGGGTAATATGCATTTAAATTTATTTTATAAAGATCATAAACTCATTACTTTAGAGCAAAACTCTATCATAAGGTTTTTAGAAAAATTTAATATAAAATACGAAAAATGTGAGGAAATTTTAGAGCCAAAATATATGCTTGATATGCCAAGTTTTATCCAAGTTGATCCAAATTTTAAACTTATTAAAGAATAA
- a CDS encoding outer membrane beta-barrel protein, with protein sequence MKFKLFSLVASVALVSNLALADENSGLLLGIDAGWFHTKVKSDLDHSKTKNIKYNGDLEGDVPVFGLRVGYRFSENHRLYGAYNYSSEFSDVINTAKFKIDGEFITHKFLLGYDFTPKIFEKTRVVLGVYGGYARTNMTLKTSILSLSQDFDGYTYGAKIGALYELNQANEIEFGFKAEQTHYDTRNFSTANSSNFYDPKQTNYGLYLGYTYKF encoded by the coding sequence ATGAAATTTAAATTATTTTCTTTAGTTGCAAGTGTTGCTTTGGTTTCAAATTTAGCTTTAGCTGATGAAAATTCAGGTTTGCTTTTAGGTATTGATGCAGGATGGTTTCATACTAAGGTAAAATCTGATCTTGATCATAGTAAAACAAAAAATATTAAATATAATGGTGATTTAGAAGGTGATGTTCCTGTTTTTGGTTTAAGAGTTGGTTATCGTTTTAGTGAAAACCATAGACTTTATGGTGCTTATAATTACTCAAGTGAATTTAGTGATGTAATCAATACTGCAAAGTTTAAAATTGATGGAGAATTTATTACACATAAATTTTTACTTGGTTATGATTTTACTCCAAAAATCTTTGAAAAAACAAGAGTAGTTTTAGGTGTATATGGTGGTTATGCAAGAACGAATATGACTTTAAAAACAAGTATTTTATCATTATCTCAAGACTTTGATGGTTATACATATGGGGCAAAAATCGGTGCTTTATATGAGTTAAATCAAGCAAATGAAATTGAGTTTGGTTTTAAAGCTGAACAAACTCATTATGATACAAGAAATTTCAGCACTGCTAATTCATCAAACTTTTATGATCCTAAACAAACAAATTATGGTTTATATTTAGGATATACTTATAAATTTTAA
- a CDS encoding alkylphosphonate utilization protein, which yields MPKDANGTELNAGDSVSVVKDLKVKGASTTLKRGTTIKNIKLTNKDTEIEAKVDKFGVIVLKTEFLKKI from the coding sequence ATGCCAAAAGATGCAAATGGAACCGAACTTAATGCAGGTGATAGTGTAAGTGTTGTGAAAGATTTAAAGGTTAAAGGTGCAAGCACTACTTTAAAGCGTGGCACGACTATAAAAAATATTAAACTTACAAACAAAGACACTGAAATTGAAGCTAAAGTAGATAAATTTGGTGTGATTGTTTTAAAAACTGAATTTCTTAAAAAAATATAG
- the ureB gene encoding urease subunit beta produces MHFTQQQLQRLMLHYAGKIAKDRKEQKIKLNYNEALAYICYELMELARKNLSVSELMSIGKTLLTSEDVIDGVASMLDEIQIELPFEDGTKLVTIHEPIANDDKIKAGEIFLSSEFIVLNENKTSIEIKVSNKGDRPIQVGSHFHFFEVNRFLSFDREKAYGKRLNIASGTSVRFEPGEEKTVSLIEFGGLKKVLGFNNLCDDFINDENKTKALSKAKEKGFL; encoded by the coding sequence ATGCATTTTACTCAGCAGCAATTGCAACGATTAATGCTTCATTATGCAGGGAAAATCGCTAAAGATAGAAAAGAGCAAAAAATAAAATTAAATTACAATGAAGCTTTAGCTTATATATGTTATGAATTAATGGAACTTGCAAGAAAAAATTTAAGTGTAAGTGAATTGATGAGCATAGGAAAAACTTTACTTACAAGTGAAGATGTGATAGATGGTGTTGCAAGTATGCTTGATGAAATTCAAATAGAACTTCCTTTTGAAGATGGTACAAAATTAGTTACTATACACGAACCTATAGCAAATGATGATAAAATAAAAGCTGGAGAGATATTTTTATCATCAGAATTTATTGTGCTGAATGAAAATAAAACTTCTATAGAAATCAAAGTAAGCAATAAAGGTGATCGTCCTATACAAGTTGGCTCACATTTTCATTTCTTTGAGGTTAATCGCTTTTTGTCTTTTGATAGAGAAAAAGCTTATGGTAAAAGGTTAAATATCGCTTCAGGAACAAGTGTGAGATTTGAACCAGGTGAAGAAAAAACAGTAAGTTTAATAGAATTTGGTGGTTTAAAAAAGGTTTTAGGTTTTAATAATCTTTGTGATGATTTTATCAATGATGAAAATAAAACTAAAGCTTTATCAAAAGCAAAAGAGAAAGGATTTCTTTGA
- the ureC gene encoding urease subunit alpha gives MIKISKKDYVNMYGPTTNDRVRLADTDLILRVEKDYTLYGEEVKFGGGKNIRDGMAQSVSEGDFPDLVLTNALIVDYTGIYKADIGIKNGYIVGIGKAGNPDIQDGVDPSLIIGTSTDIIGAEGLIVTAGGIDTHIHFISPTQIECALYSGVTTMIGGGIGPSEGTNATTCTSGAYHIHSMLKATQNYPMNFGFLGKGNSSNKNALKEQIIAGACGLKIHEDWGATSSVIDASLNIADEMDIQVAIHTDTLNEAGFVEDTIKAINGRVIHTFHTEGAGGGHAPDIIKMAGFKNVLPASTNPTMPFTKNTIDEHLDMLMVCHHLDNKIKEDVEFADSRIRPETIAAEDKLHDMGVFSIMSSDSQAMGRVGEVILRTWQSADKCKKEFGALKEDNDLDDNFRIKRYIAKYTINPAIAHGIDSYVGSIEVGKFADLVLWQPKFFGVKPKLILKGGLIVGAKIGDANASIPTPEPIIYEKMFGANLNENALHFVSKASLEANMPEKLSLKRKCVAVKNCRNITKKDLKFNDKVQDIEVNPQTYEVKINGELISSKSVDSLALARKYFMI, from the coding sequence TTGATTAAGATTAGCAAAAAAGACTATGTGAATATGTATGGTCCAACAACTAATGATAGAGTAAGATTAGCAGATACAGATTTAATTTTAAGAGTAGAAAAAGATTATACTTTATATGGTGAAGAAGTTAAATTTGGTGGTGGTAAAAATATCAGAGATGGTATGGCTCAAAGTGTGAGTGAGGGAGACTTTCCGGATTTAGTTTTAACTAATGCTTTGATTGTTGATTATACCGGTATTTATAAAGCAGATATTGGGATAAAAAATGGCTATATAGTAGGCATAGGAAAAGCAGGTAATCCTGATATACAAGATGGAGTTGATCCTAGCTTAATTATAGGCACAAGTACAGATATTATTGGTGCAGAAGGTTTAATAGTAACTGCAGGTGGTATTGATACTCATATACATTTTATTTCTCCAACTCAAATTGAATGTGCTTTATATAGTGGTGTTACTACTATGATAGGAGGTGGCATAGGACCAAGTGAGGGAACAAATGCTACAACTTGTACAAGTGGGGCTTATCATATACATTCTATGTTAAAAGCTACGCAAAATTACCCTATGAATTTTGGCTTTTTAGGTAAAGGAAATTCAAGCAATAAAAATGCTTTAAAAGAACAAATTATAGCTGGTGCATGTGGCTTAAAAATTCATGAAGACTGGGGTGCTACTTCTAGTGTGATTGATGCTAGTTTAAATATAGCTGATGAAATGGATATACAAGTAGCTATCCATACAGATACTTTAAATGAAGCAGGTTTTGTAGAAGATACGATTAAAGCTATTAATGGTAGAGTTATCCATACTTTTCACACTGAAGGTGCAGGTGGTGGTCATGCTCCTGATATTATTAAAATGGCAGGTTTTAAAAATGTTTTACCTGCAAGTACTAATCCTACTATGCCTTTTACTAAAAATACCATTGATGAGCATTTAGATATGCTTATGGTTTGTCATCATTTAGATAATAAAATCAAAGAAGATGTTGAATTTGCAGATAGTAGAATTCGTCCTGAAACTATAGCAGCAGAAGATAAACTTCATGATATGGGTGTTTTTAGCATTATGAGTAGTGATTCTCAAGCTATGGGACGCGTAGGTGAGGTGATTTTAAGAACATGGCAAAGTGCTGATAAATGTAAAAAAGAATTTGGTGCCTTGAAAGAAGATAATGATTTAGATGATAATTTCCGTATTAAACGCTATATAGCAAAATACACTATAAATCCTGCTATCGCACATGGGATTGATAGTTATGTTGGTTCTATTGAAGTAGGAAAATTTGCTGATTTAGTGCTTTGGCAACCTAAATTTTTTGGAGTAAAACCAAAGCTTATTTTAAAAGGTGGCTTGATAGTAGGTGCAAAAATAGGCGATGCTAATGCTTCTATCCCAACACCTGAGCCTATTATCTATGAAAAAATGTTTGGAGCAAATTTAAATGAAAATGCTTTGCATTTTGTTTCTAAAGCTTCTTTAGAAGCTAATATGCCTGAAAAATTAAGCTTAAAAAGAAAATGTGTTGCAGTAAAAAATTGTAGAAATATCACTAAAAAAGACTTGAAATTTAATGATAAAGTTCAAGATATAGAAGTAAATCCACAAACTTATGAAGTAAAAATAAATGGTGAGCTTATTAGCTCTAAGAGCGTTGATTCTTTAGCTTTAGCTAGAAAATATTTTATGATTTAA
- a CDS encoding urease accessory protein UreF — MNKLNFLLLQISDSSFPIGSFSHSFGLESYVNFAYIKNIEDAKKVLKTQLYSNILYFELLALKIAYENANDVKNLLIYQRKFLSSIVAKEQSQAYVFLAKRFVKNVSLYGLSNPLLNQYIKENQTPIYPFVYALFCKDNELDFMYESFLFALMSNFVNILVKIVPLSQNEGQILLFQLQQDFQNVLSKLQNLTLKDWCENHNILNDYLSIKHQNLAFKIYIS, encoded by the coding sequence ATGAATAAATTAAATTTTTTACTTTTACAAATTAGTGATTCTTCTTTTCCTATAGGATCTTTTTCACATTCTTTTGGTTTAGAATCTTATGTGAATTTTGCTTATATAAAAAATATAGAAGATGCTAAAAAAGTTTTAAAAACTCAGCTTTATTCTAATATTTTGTATTTTGAGCTTTTAGCTTTGAAAATAGCTTATGAAAATGCAAATGATGTAAAAAATTTACTAATTTATCAAAGAAAATTTTTATCAAGTATAGTTGCAAAAGAACAAAGTCAAGCTTATGTTTTTTTAGCTAAACGCTTTGTAAAAAATGTCAGTCTTTATGGATTATCAAATCCTTTATTAAATCAATACATTAAAGAAAATCAAACTCCTATTTATCCTTTTGTGTATGCTTTATTTTGTAAAGATAATGAACTTGATTTTATGTATGAAAGTTTTTTGTTTGCTTTAATGAGTAATTTTGTTAATATTCTTGTAAAAATCGTGCCTTTATCACAAAATGAAGGGCAGATTTTACTTTTTCAACTACAGCAAGATTTTCAAAATGTTCTTTCTAAATTACAAAATTTAACTTTAAAAGATTGGTGTGAAAATCACAATATCTTAAATGATTATTTGAGTATAAAACACCAAAATTTAGCATTTAAAATTTATATTTCTTAA
- a CDS encoding CTP synthase, with product MKLKQTKYIFVTGGVLSSLGKGIAAASIATILKNSGLKVSILKADPYINVDPGTMSPLEHGEVFVTDDGAETDLDLGHYERFLNESLSQDNNFTTGRVYQSVIEKERRGDYLGKTIQVIPHIVDEIKDRIKKAGVDKDILIVEIGGTVGDIEGLPFLEAIRALKLEVGKYNAINIHLTLVPFIKAAGELKTKPTQHSVGELRRIGISPDMIICRSEKSLDRELKDKIAISCGVEKNCVIESVDAASIYQIPLNFLKQDILNSIASLLDLQNLKPNMNEWDSLVKRVIAPSNELSIAFVGKYVDLKESYKSLTEAIIHAGAALDAKVNLKWIDSEKLENANVEESFKDVSGILVAGGFGYRGVEGKIKAIQYARENKIPFLGICLGMQLSLVEFARNVLKLEDANSHEFNPNCKNPIIFLIDEFIDASGEKQIRTSKTPLGGTMRLGAYECHIKPNTLLSKVYDNQKSVKERHRHRYEANPKYKEMFEKNGLIISGENEGLVEAVELKDHPFFLAVQFHPEFTSRLVRVNPAIFSFIKASLTNHAK from the coding sequence ATGAAATTAAAACAAACTAAGTATATTTTTGTAACCGGTGGTGTTTTAAGCTCATTAGGAAAAGGTATAGCAGCAGCTTCTATAGCTACGATTTTAAAAAATTCAGGTTTAAAAGTAAGTATTTTAAAAGCAGATCCTTATATCAATGTAGATCCTGGTACGATGAGTCCTTTAGAGCATGGGGAAGTTTTTGTTACAGATGATGGAGCTGAGACAGATTTAGACTTAGGACATTATGAGAGATTTTTAAATGAGAGCTTATCTCAGGATAATAACTTCACAACAGGAAGAGTTTATCAAAGTGTTATAGAAAAAGAAAGAAGAGGAGATTACTTAGGAAAAACCATACAAGTAATCCCTCATATAGTTGATGAGATAAAAGATCGCATTAAAAAAGCCGGAGTTGATAAAGATATTTTAATCGTTGAAATAGGTGGTACAGTAGGAGATATAGAAGGTTTACCATTTTTAGAAGCCATTAGAGCTTTAAAGCTTGAAGTGGGTAAATATAACGCTATTAATATTCACTTAACTTTAGTGCCATTTATTAAAGCAGCAGGAGAACTTAAAACAAAACCAACTCAACATAGCGTGGGAGAATTACGCCGTATAGGTATAAGCCCTGATATGATTATTTGTAGAAGTGAAAAATCTTTAGATAGAGAGTTAAAAGACAAAATCGCAATTTCATGTGGAGTTGAAAAAAACTGCGTTATAGAAAGTGTGGACGCAGCTAGTATTTATCAAATTCCACTAAATTTCTTAAAACAAGATATTTTAAATTCTATTGCAAGTTTATTAGATCTTCAAAATTTAAAGCCAAATATGAACGAATGGGATTCTTTAGTAAAAAGGGTCATCGCTCCAAGTAATGAACTTAGCATTGCTTTTGTAGGAAAATATGTAGATTTAAAAGAAAGTTATAAAAGCTTGACAGAAGCCATTATCCATGCGGGTGCAGCACTTGATGCGAAAGTAAATTTAAAATGGATTGATAGTGAAAAATTAGAAAATGCAAATGTTGAAGAAAGCTTTAAAGATGTAAGTGGGATTTTAGTAGCAGGTGGTTTTGGTTATCGTGGGGTAGAAGGAAAAATCAAAGCAATACAATATGCAAGAGAAAATAAAATTCCATTTTTAGGAATTTGTTTGGGTATGCAGCTTTCTTTAGTGGAATTTGCACGCAATGTTTTAAAACTTGAAGATGCAAATTCTCATGAGTTTAATCCAAATTGTAAAAATCCTATCATCTTTTTGATTGATGAATTTATTGATGCAAGTGGAGAAAAGCAAATTAGAACAAGTAAAACTCCACTTGGTGGAACTATGCGTCTTGGGGCTTATGAGTGTCATATCAAGCCAAATACACTTTTAAGTAAGGTTTATGATAATCAAAAAAGCGTAAAAGAACGTCACCGCCACCGCTATGAAGCTAATCCAAAATACAAAGAAATGTTTGAGAAAAATGGACTTATTATAAGCGGGGAAAATGAAGGTTTGGTTGAGGCTGTGGAGCTTAAAGATCATCCATTTTTCTTAGCAGTGCAGTTTCACCCTGAATTTACTTCACGCTTAGTTAGAGTTAATCCGGCTATTTTTTCTTTTATCAAGGCATCTTTAACAAATCATGCTAAATAA
- the thyX gene encoding FAD-dependent thymidylate synthase: MKITLLNHTPLSVCSHATRTCWQSFDKGDCGGEKDKELIDRVGNKFKHASTLEHLNYTFYIQGISRACLQEVARHRHTSPSVKSTRYTLKELRNESEFKENDFENAKRYLVLTGNEVVDNASIKALENLRLILQNSISLDIAKYCLPESYKTELTLTINARSLQNFITLRSSKSALWEIRQLANALFENLPEEHQFIFKHCVYQEENSQD; this comes from the coding sequence ATGAAAATCACATTATTAAATCATACTCCACTTTCTGTATGCTCTCATGCGACAAGAACATGTTGGCAAAGTTTTGACAAAGGCGATTGTGGTGGCGAAAAAGATAAAGAATTAATCGATCGAGTGGGAAATAAATTCAAACATGCTTCAACCTTAGAGCATTTAAACTATACTTTTTATATACAAGGTATTTCAAGAGCATGCTTACAAGAAGTTGCAAGACACCGCCACACTAGTCCTAGTGTAAAAAGCACAAGATATACCTTAAAAGAACTAAGAAATGAAAGTGAATTTAAAGAAAATGACTTTGAAAATGCTAAAAGATACTTGGTATTAACTGGAAATGAAGTAGTAGATAATGCAAGTATCAAAGCTTTAGAAAATCTGCGTTTGATTTTGCAAAATAGTATTAGTTTAGACATAGCAAAATACTGCTTACCAGAAAGCTATAAAACAGAATTAACTTTAACGATTAATGCAAGAAGTTTGCAAAATTTTATCACTCTAAGAAGCTCAAAATCAGCCCTTTGGGAGATAAGACAACTCGCAAATGCTTTATTTGAGAACTTACCTGAGGAACATCAATTTATTTTTAAGCATTGTGTTTATCAAGAAGAAAATTCCCAAGATTGA
- a CDS encoding zeta toxin family protein, with the protein MIFLIGGQGHSGKTLLAQKLLEKFSYPYLSLDHLKMGLIKGMKDFPFKVDEDEKIAEFLFPIVDGIIQTCIENKQNLIIEGIYLTPKKLQKFQNHSDVKILYIIFSKEYILQNYELIYQNENAIEKRLFSEKEEINTLILDHQKLKTQCENLNLPFIEIQKDYETELKNAIEFFA; encoded by the coding sequence ATGATTTTTTTAATTGGAGGGCAAGGTCATAGTGGAAAGACCTTGCTTGCTCAAAAACTTCTTGAAAAATTTTCTTATCCTTATTTGAGTTTAGATCATCTAAAAATGGGTTTGATTAAAGGAATGAAAGATTTTCCTTTTAAAGTAGATGAGGATGAAAAAATAGCTGAGTTTTTATTTCCTATTGTAGATGGTATAATTCAAACTTGTATAGAAAATAAACAAAATTTAATTATTGAAGGAATTTATCTTACTCCAAAAAAGCTACAAAAATTTCAAAATCATTCTGATGTTAAAATACTTTATATCATTTTTTCAAAAGAATATATTTTACAAAATTATGAATTAATCTATCAAAATGAAAATGCTATAGAAAAGCGTTTATTTAGCGAAAAAGAAGAAATAAACACTCTTATTTTAGATCATCAAAAACTTAAAACTCAATGTGAAAATTTAAATCTTCCTTTTATAGAAATTCAAAAAGACTATGAAACTGAATTAAAAAATGCAATAGAATTTTTTGCCTAA
- the recJ gene encoding single-stranded-DNA-specific exonuclease RecJ — translation MLNKAKIKEILHQRFINDTHVKLCDLPMPSCLKDVYKGALRIKEAIEKNQKLAIVGDYDVDGVISCVILSEFFDDIGYDYVVKIPNRFKDGYGLNEEIINELDGVDLIITVDNGIAAFDAAELCLQKGIDLIITDHHMPPAILPKAYAIINPKQQDCEFPDIEICGAQVAWYLVAAIKEVCKINYNMCKFIELLSIAIIADMMELRDLNRALVRKGIECINDSKRVAFKAIKQYFGKDKFELDNISFLIAPLINSAGRMDDAIISYKFLHSKNIDEVMGYLEQIIAYNNSRKDEERELFKQCLEQVDENDPVIIVNGQNWHEGVLGIVASRLAKHFNKPAFVFSECEQKAKASVRSVGRIDILNVIEQAKEFVLSYGGHKGAAGVLVELEKFGIFKSKLYEICQNIPKDDFYNADEVLGSIDPNEVDFELLEILEFFEPFGHKNPRPYFKFDKLFVKNKRRLGKEENHIKLILTQGNKTLEALFFNFDYEPEIGENINFIASVSKNNFRGLITPQLTIKEILR, via the coding sequence ATGCTAAATAAAGCTAAAATAAAAGAAATTTTACACCAGCGTTTTATCAACGATACACATGTAAAGCTTTGTGATTTACCTATGCCATCTTGTTTAAAAGATGTCTATAAGGGTGCTTTGCGTATCAAAGAAGCGATTGAAAAAAATCAAAAGCTTGCTATTGTTGGGGATTATGATGTAGATGGGGTGATTTCTTGTGTGATTTTATCTGAATTTTTTGATGATATCGGATATGATTATGTGGTAAAAATTCCAAATCGTTTTAAAGATGGATATGGTCTAAATGAAGAAATCATCAATGAACTTGATGGGGTAGATTTAATCATCACTGTAGATAATGGCATAGCAGCATTTGATGCAGCAGAGCTTTGTTTACAAAAAGGAATTGATTTAATCATTACCGATCACCATATGCCACCAGCTATTTTACCAAAAGCTTATGCGATCATTAATCCTAAACAACAAGATTGTGAATTTCCTGATATTGAAATTTGTGGAGCTCAAGTGGCTTGGTATTTAGTCGCTGCGATAAAAGAAGTATGTAAGATTAATTATAATATGTGTAAATTTATAGAGCTTTTATCAATTGCAATTATCGCAGATATGATGGAGCTTAGAGACTTAAATAGAGCCTTAGTTAGAAAAGGTATAGAGTGTATTAATGATTCAAAACGTGTAGCATTTAAAGCGATTAAGCAGTATTTTGGTAAGGATAAATTTGAGCTTGATAATATTAGCTTTTTAATCGCACCTTTGATTAATAGTGCAGGTAGAATGGATGATGCGATTATTTCTTATAAATTTTTGCATTCTAAAAATATTGATGAAGTTATGGGGTATTTAGAGCAAATCATTGCTTATAATAATAGCCGTAAAGATGAAGAACGCGAACTTTTTAAGCAGTGTTTAGAACAAGTTGATGAAAATGATCCTGTGATTATTGTCAATGGTCAAAATTGGCATGAGGGTGTTTTGGGTATAGTTGCAAGTCGTTTAGCAAAGCATTTTAACAAACCTGCCTTTGTTTTTTCAGAATGTGAGCAAAAAGCTAAAGCTAGCGTTAGAAGTGTAGGTAGGATAGATATTTTAAATGTTATAGAACAAGCTAAAGAATTTGTTTTAAGCTATGGTGGGCATAAAGGTGCAGCCGGAGTTTTAGTAGAGCTTGAAAAATTTGGTATTTTTAAAAGTAAGCTTTACGAAATTTGTCAAAATATCCCTAAAGATGATTTTTATAATGCTGATGAGGTTTTGGGTAGTATTGACCCAAATGAAGTTGATTTTGAACTTTTAGAGATATTAGAATTTTTTGAACCTTTTGGACATAAAAACCCAAGACCTTATTTTAAATTTGATAAGCTTTTTGTAAAAAATAAAAGAAGATTAGGTAAGGAAGAAAACCATATAAAGCTTATTCTAACACAAGGAAATAAGACTTTAGAAGCTTTATTTTTTAACTTTGACTATGAGCCAGAAATTGGAGAAAATATCAACTTTATAGCTAGTGTTTCCAAAAATAATTTTAGAGGATTAATTACCCCTCAACTTACTATCAAAGAAATTCTTAGATAA
- a CDS encoding urease accessory protein UreD, translated as MFAQKSVFKLTLDTINEKTIIKNSFFTPPFKLMRNFYDKKLTSIYVLNSSAGIFKEDHLSFEIICKKNTNTAILTQSYEKVYDTKDSFASKNIDYTLEENASFFYMPKPLLLQENANFIQNTKINLASFSRLVYVDFVIFGRVAMDEKFAFKNYESLTQIYRNDTLILNDKIKINPSYMKENEFNFFANHTHYLSIYLFGYDEFYEELKASFDDINQLFYEGLCIKILSNESEKLLLLQDKLFKFCQNKI; from the coding sequence TTGTTTGCTCAAAAGAGTGTTTTTAAACTTACATTAGATACTATCAATGAAAAAACTATCATAAAAAATTCTTTTTTCACTCCTCCTTTTAAGCTTATGAGGAATTTTTATGATAAAAAATTAACTAGTATATATGTTTTAAACTCTAGTGCTGGAATTTTCAAAGAGGATCATTTAAGTTTTGAAATCATATGTAAGAAAAATACAAACACCGCTATACTCACACAAAGTTATGAAAAGGTATATGATACTAAAGATTCTTTTGCGAGTAAAAATATTGATTATACTCTTGAAGAAAATGCAAGCTTTTTTTATATGCCAAAGCCACTTTTGCTTCAAGAAAATGCAAATTTTATACAAAATACAAAGATCAATCTAGCTTCTTTTTCAAGATTAGTTTATGTTGATTTTGTCATTTTTGGTAGAGTGGCTATGGATGAAAAATTTGCTTTTAAAAATTATGAGAGTTTAACTCAAATTTACAGAAATGATACTTTAATTTTAAATGATAAAATTAAAATCAATCCTTCTTATATGAAAGAAAATGAATTTAATTTTTTTGCAAATCATACACATTATTTGAGTATTTATCTTTTTGGATATGATGAGTTTTATGAAGAATTAAAAGCTTCATTTGACGATATAAATCAACTTTTTTATGAGGGTTTGTGTATAAAAATTCTTAGCAATGAAAGTGAAAAATTACTCTTACTTCAAGATAAACTTTTTAAATTTTGTCAAAATAAAATATAA
- the queF gene encoding preQ(1) synthase: protein MRYGEKEIKEFSVENMEVWPNDAKNDYVIKITLPEFMCCCPRSGYPDFATIYLEYIPNKLVVELKAIKLYINTFMYRNVSHEASINEIYNTLKEKLDPKWIKVVGDFNPRGNVHTVIECRSDLVVPQN from the coding sequence ATGCGATATGGTGAAAAAGAAATCAAAGAATTTAGTGTAGAAAATATGGAAGTTTGGCCAAATGATGCCAAAAATGATTATGTGATTAAAATTACTTTACCTGAATTTATGTGTTGTTGTCCGCGTAGTGGGTATCCTGATTTTGCTACGATTTACTTAGAATACATTCCAAATAAATTAGTAGTAGAACTTAAAGCAATCAAACTTTATATCAATACCTTTATGTATAGAAATGTTTCACATGAAGCAAGCATTAATGAAATTTATAATACTTTAAAAGAAAAACTTGATCCAAAATGGATAAAAGTAGTAGGTGATTTTAACCCTCGTGGCAATGTACATACTGTGATTGAATGCAGATCTGACTTAGTAGTACCACAAAATTAA
- the ureG gene encoding urease accessory protein UreG, with protein sequence MVKIGIGGPVGSGKTALVLNLCQALKDELSLAVITNDIYTNEDANFLIKQGVLEKERIIGVQTGGCPHTAIREDASCNLEAVELLQERFSDLDLIFIESGGDNLSMTFSPELVDFFIFVIDVAQGEKIPRKGGPAICRSDLMIINKIDLAPYVNASLKIMQEDTLKMRGDRPFIMSNLQTKEGLEEIITWIKKYTLLKD encoded by the coding sequence ATGGTTAAAATAGGCATAGGTGGTCCTGTAGGTAGTGGTAAAACAGCTTTGGTATTAAATTTATGCCAAGCTTTAAAAGATGAACTTTCTTTGGCTGTGATTACAAATGATATTTATACAAATGAAGATGCAAATTTTTTAATCAAACAAGGCGTTCTTGAAAAAGAAAGAATCATTGGAGTACAAACTGGAGGTTGTCCTCATACAGCCATTAGAGAAGATGCTTCTTGTAATCTTGAAGCCGTTGAACTTTTACAAGAGCGTTTTAGTGATTTAGATCTTATTTTTATAGAAAGTGGCGGAGATAATTTATCAATGACTTTTTCACCTGAACTTGTGGATTTTTTTATCTTTGTTATAGATGTTGCTCAAGGAGAAAAAATTCCACGCAAAGGTGGTCCTGCTATTTGTAGATCTGATTTAATGATTATCAATAAAATAGACTTAGCTCCTTATGTGAATGCTTCTTTAAAAATCATGCAAGAAGATACTTTAAAAATGCGTGGAGATAGACCTTTTATCATGAGTAATCTTCAAACTAAAGAAGGTTTAGAAGAAATCATTACTTGGATTAAAAAATACACACTTTTAAAGGATTGA